GTCCACCCGCAGACGGGGGAAAGTCCAGCGGAACCACATCAGCACAAACACCAGCGCCAGCGTTTTGAGCATGAACCAGATCCATGACGGCAGCCAGGGACCCTGCCAGCCGCCGAGAAAGAGGGTCGTTCCGATGGCGGCGACGGTGAACATATTGACAAACTCGGCGAAGAAGAACATGGCGAATTTCATTCCGGAATATTCGACATTGAATCCCGCCACCAGTTCCTGTTCCGCTTCCGGTAAATCAAAGGGGGTGCGGTTCGATTCAGCGGTGCCGGCGATTAAGTAGATAATGAAGGCAATCGGTCCGAACGGCAGACGGAAAATGTACCACTGGTAAATTTTCGCCTGCGATTCGACAATCTGCACCATCGAAAGCGACCCGGCGAACAGCACGATACTCAATATCGACAGAACCATCGGGACCTCATAACTGACCACCTGCGCCGCCGAGCGCATTCCGCCGAGGAGGGCATACTTGTTATTGGAGCCCCATCCCGCCATAAGCAGCGATATGATGGTAAAAGTAGTTATGGCGACAATATAGAGGATTCCGATATTCAGGTCGGAAACTATCAGCCCGGCTCCGAACGGAATTGTAACATACGCCATAAACGCCGCCACGAAAGCGACTATCGGCGCCCAGTAAAACACAGGACGGTCGGCTGTCGCCGGAGTGATATCTTCTTTTTGAATCAGTTTCAGCATATCGACAATTGTCTGCAGCCAGCCATGCCAGCCGGTTCGCATCGGACCGAACCGCTGCTGAATATGGGCGGAAATCTTCCGCTCCCACCAGACCAGAAAGAGCGCCACCACTGCCAGGAATCCAAAAACGACCAGCGCCGCCACCATATATGAGATTATATCCACCCAAACCTGCGGCAGCCCCGTGGCGACCAGCTTCTCATAGAGATATTTGAAAATTCCGGCGATTTCCATCAGCGGTCCACCTCCGGCATGATGATATCCATTGATGCCATAACCGCCACCAGGTCGGCAATCTTGCCGCCTTTGACTATCTCCGGCATAACTTGCAACTGATTGTAAGAGCCGCCGCGCATTTTCACCCGAAGCGGCTTCTTGGAATCACCGACCGATTGTATATATATCCCCATTTCGCCGCGGGAATTTTCGATACGGCTGTACAGTTCCCCTTTGGGCGGCTTGAAGTTCGGCGGAAGTTTGGTTTTTATATCGCCTGCCGGAAGTTGTTCCAGAGCTTGCTTTACGATGCGCAGCGACTGCCGCATCTCCTCCATCCGGACTAAATATCTATCGTAACAATCCCCGACGGTGCCGGTCGGGATATCGAATTCGAAACGGTCATAGAGCGAATAAGGGTCATCCCGCCGCAAATCGAATTTCACGCCCGAAGCCCGTAATGCCGGACCGGAAACGCCGTACCCCAGCGCCAGTTCCTTGCTTAAGATTCCGACATTCCTGTTGCGCACAATCCAGATCGGGTTTTCCGTAAGTAATTTCTCGTAGTCGTCAACTTTCCTGGGGAATTTATCGATAAACTCCTTTAACTTCGGGATAAATTCCGGCGGAATATCGCGCGAAACGCCGCCTATTCGAATATAATTATAGGTCAGTCGCTGCCCGCAGGTCATCTCGA
This DNA window, taken from Candidatus Zixiibacteriota bacterium, encodes the following:
- a CDS encoding NADH-quinone oxidoreductase subunit D; the protein is MSAPFRTEEFLVNMGPHHPSTHGVCRFLLTMDGEVVLKAVPYIGYLHRALEKICENRTYHQCLPVLDRFEYCTSMSCEYAFCLATEKLAGIQAPERAEYLRVIMLELNRIASHLIWYGTTSLDLGAVTPFLYGFREREDILDLFEMTCGQRLTYNYIRIGGVSRDIPPEFIPKLKEFIDKFPRKVDDYEKLLTENPIWIVRNRNVGILSKELALGYGVSGPALRASGVKFDLRRDDPYSLYDRFEFDIPTGTVGDCYDRYLVRMEEMRQSLRIVKQALEQLPAGDIKTKLPPNFKPPKGELYSRIENSRGEMGIYIQSVGDSKKPLRVKMRGGSYNQLQVMPEIVKGGKIADLVAVMASMDIIMPEVDR
- the nuoH gene encoding NADH-quinone oxidoreductase subunit NuoH, translated to MEIAGIFKYLYEKLVATGLPQVWVDIISYMVAALVVFGFLAVVALFLVWWERKISAHIQQRFGPMRTGWHGWLQTIVDMLKLIQKEDITPATADRPVFYWAPIVAFVAAFMAYVTIPFGAGLIVSDLNIGILYIVAITTFTIISLLMAGWGSNNKYALLGGMRSAAQVVSYEVPMVLSILSIVLFAGSLSMVQIVESQAKIYQWYIFRLPFGPIAFIIYLIAGTAESNRTPFDLPEAEQELVAGFNVEYSGMKFAMFFFAEFVNMFTVAAIGTTLFLGGWQGPWLPSWIWFMLKTLALVFVLMWFRWTFPRLRVDQLMEFSWKFLLPVSFANLIIAGWMKYSEWFNW